Proteins from a genomic interval of Halomonas alkaliantarctica:
- a CDS encoding bifunctional allantoicase/(S)-ureidoglycine aminohydrolase, with protein sequence MPTNSRSANYYAPTGGHPPQTQITADRAVFTEAYALIPKGVMRDIVTSNLPFWEGTRLWVLARPLSGFAETFSQYIMEVQPQGGSDKPEPDPQAEGVLFIVEGELTLTLSGERHTMQPGGYAFIPPGSSWQVRNESNAPVRFHWVRKAYEFVEGLEVPKAFVTNEQDIAPIEMPGTEGRWATTRFVDPADVRHDMHVNIVTFQPGGVIPFDETHVMEHGLYVLEGKAVYHLNQNWVEVEAGDFMWLRAFCPQACYAAGPGPFRYLLYKDVNRHASLRLSAR encoded by the coding sequence ATGCCAACCAATAGTCGCTCGGCTAACTACTATGCCCCCACCGGTGGACACCCACCGCAAACCCAAATTACCGCTGACCGTGCTGTATTCACTGAAGCGTACGCGCTGATTCCCAAAGGTGTGATGCGCGATATCGTCACCAGCAATCTGCCGTTTTGGGAAGGCACTCGGCTGTGGGTGCTGGCGCGGCCACTGTCGGGGTTTGCCGAGACGTTCTCCCAGTACATTATGGAAGTCCAGCCCCAGGGTGGCAGTGACAAGCCTGAGCCAGACCCCCAGGCGGAAGGCGTGCTGTTTATTGTGGAGGGTGAGTTAACGCTTACTTTGTCAGGCGAGCGCCACACTATGCAGCCCGGCGGCTATGCGTTTATTCCCCCTGGCAGTTCGTGGCAGGTGCGCAACGAATCAAACGCGCCGGTGCGTTTCCACTGGGTACGCAAGGCGTATGAGTTTGTGGAAGGACTCGAGGTGCCAAAGGCGTTTGTGACCAACGAGCAGGATATTGCGCCTATCGAAATGCCGGGCACAGAAGGGCGCTGGGCCACTACGCGTTTTGTCGACCCTGCGGACGTCCGCCACGATATGCACGTCAATATCGTGACCTTTCAGCCCGGCGGCGTGATTCCTTTCGATGAAACTCATGTCATGGAGCACGGTCTCTACGTGCTTGAAGGCAAAGCTGTTTATCACCTGAATCAAAATTGGGTAGAGGTAGAAGCCGGGGACTTCATGTGGCTACGCGCCTTCTGCCCCCAGGCCTGCTACGCCGCTGGCCCTGGGCCGTTCCGGTACCTGTTGTATAAAGATGTTAATCGCCATGCCTCTCTTCGCCTAAGTGCACGATAA
- a CDS encoding amino acid ABC transporter ATP-binding protein translates to MTLVYVNNVHKAFGDLEVLKGISLSVAEGEVVAIIGRSGSGKSTLLRCLNQLEKHDSGEITIADKQLDAASMSPKELSENVGMVFQSFNLFPHKTVGENVCLAPLVVRGEEKADVDKIAREVLEKVGLSDKYDAYPAQLSGGQQQRVAIARALAMRPKVMLCDEVTSALDPELVGEVLRVLEALAAEGMTLILVTHEMSFARDVADRVVFMHQGRIHEEGVPSELFSNPQTPELKQFISAVL, encoded by the coding sequence ATGACGCTGGTTTACGTTAATAACGTTCATAAAGCCTTTGGCGACCTGGAAGTGCTTAAAGGTATCAGCCTGTCGGTTGCGGAAGGCGAAGTGGTGGCGATTATTGGCCGCAGTGGCTCGGGTAAAAGTACCCTGCTGCGCTGCCTGAATCAGCTGGAAAAACACGACAGCGGCGAGATCACCATTGCCGATAAGCAGCTCGATGCGGCGTCGATGTCGCCCAAAGAGCTGAGTGAAAACGTCGGCATGGTATTCCAAAGCTTTAACCTGTTTCCCCATAAAACCGTGGGTGAAAACGTCTGTTTGGCGCCGCTGGTAGTGCGTGGTGAAGAGAAGGCTGACGTTGATAAAATTGCCCGCGAAGTGCTTGAGAAAGTCGGCCTCTCGGACAAATACGATGCCTATCCGGCGCAGCTGTCCGGTGGGCAGCAGCAGCGGGTCGCCATCGCTCGGGCATTGGCCATGCGCCCTAAAGTGATGCTCTGCGATGAGGTGACGTCTGCCCTTGACCCAGAGTTGGTTGGGGAGGTGCTGCGCGTATTAGAAGCGTTGGCGGCAGAGGGCATGACGCTGATTTTGGTCACCCACGAAATGAGTTTTGCCCGTGATGTGGCCGACCGCGTGGTGTTTATGCACCAGGGGCGCATCCATGAAGAGGGCGTTCCCAGCGAACTATTCAGCAACCCACAAACGCCCGAGTTGAAACAGTTTATTTCTGCCGTGCTCTAG
- a CDS encoding amino acid ABC transporter permease: MIEFTFWDILRNLLLAARWTIVLSLIAFAGGATVGLLLTFMRLSSNRWLQRLTSLYVDLFQGTPLLMQLFLIFFGAAAMGHPISAWLAASIALTLFTSAFLCDIWRGCLEAVAKGQWHASRVLGMNYFQTMRHVILPQALRLSIPPTVGFSVQVIKGTALASIIGFVELTKAGTMLNNATFEPFTIFALVALLYFALCYPLSCYARYLEKKLYDAGLR; encoded by the coding sequence ATGATTGAGTTCACCTTTTGGGACATTCTGCGCAACCTGCTGCTGGCAGCCCGCTGGACCATTGTTCTTTCACTGATTGCCTTTGCAGGCGGTGCGACGGTGGGGCTGTTACTGACTTTTATGCGTCTCTCCAGCAATCGCTGGCTGCAGCGCTTAACGTCACTTTATGTTGACTTGTTCCAGGGCACGCCGCTGTTGATGCAGCTGTTCTTGATCTTCTTTGGCGCTGCCGCCATGGGCCATCCGATCTCTGCCTGGCTGGCGGCTTCCATCGCACTGACGCTGTTCACCAGTGCTTTCCTATGTGACATCTGGCGCGGTTGTTTAGAGGCGGTGGCCAAAGGGCAGTGGCACGCATCGAGGGTGCTGGGCATGAACTACTTCCAGACCATGCGCCATGTCATTCTGCCTCAGGCGCTGCGGCTTTCGATTCCGCCTACGGTAGGTTTCTCGGTACAGGTCATCAAAGGCACGGCGTTGGCCTCCATCATTGGCTTTGTCGAGCTGACCAAGGCGGGCACCATGCTCAATAACGCCACCTTCGAACCCTTCACCATCTTTGCCCTTGTGGCTCTGCTTTACTTCGCGCTGTGCTACCCACTTTCCTGCTATGCGCGCTATCTGGAGAAAAAGCTCTATGACGCTGGTTTACGTTAA
- a CDS encoding amino acid ABC transporter permease gives MGPTLDFLTLLPYVSELLKGFTTTVILTVMTTLTGLSLAVAVAYLRVNAQPWVRWGLGGYVEVTRNTPFIVQLFFIFFGLPGLGIKIDAITAAFIAMTLNLAAYSAEILRAGISATAKGQLEAGRALGMTTLQSFRHVVLVPAFARVYPALISQSIIVMLGSAVVSQISVFDLTYAANFIQSRNFRSFEVYLLITLVYLLLAFGMRRSFMLVGKRVFAYQQGEQR, from the coding sequence ATGGGGCCAACACTCGATTTTCTCACCCTGTTGCCCTACGTCAGTGAGCTTCTCAAAGGATTTACCACCACGGTCATTTTGACCGTGATGACAACCTTAACGGGATTGTCGCTGGCAGTGGCGGTAGCATATTTACGCGTGAATGCGCAGCCATGGGTGCGCTGGGGGCTAGGCGGCTACGTCGAGGTAACCCGCAACACACCCTTCATCGTGCAACTGTTCTTTATCTTCTTCGGGCTACCGGGGCTCGGCATCAAAATTGATGCCATCACTGCGGCGTTCATTGCCATGACGCTCAACCTGGCCGCTTACAGCGCCGAGATTCTACGCGCTGGGATTAGCGCCACGGCCAAGGGGCAGTTGGAAGCCGGGCGGGCATTGGGCATGACCACGTTGCAAAGCTTTCGCCATGTCGTGTTGGTGCCTGCCTTTGCGCGCGTTTACCCCGCGCTCATTAGTCAGTCGATCATTGTGATGCTGGGTTCTGCGGTGGTGTCGCAGATTTCGGTTTTTGATCTGACCTACGCCGCTAACTTTATCCAGTCCCGCAACTTTCGCAGCTTTGAAGTCTACCTGCTGATCACGCTGGTCTATTTGCTCCTCGCCTTCGGCATGCGGCGTAGCTTTATGCTGGTGGGCAAGCGCGTATTCGCCTATCAGCAAGGAGAACAACGATGA
- a CDS encoding transporter substrate-binding domain-containing protein, producing MKSLSRRLNHSFSNQFKRLQSGVLAAGLSAVVALGAIAASPNVQADALEDIESRGTIRVAVPQDFPPFGSVGTDLQPRGYDIDMAQYLADEMGVELEIIPVTSANRIPYLQTGQADLVISSLGKNPEREAAIDFSDAYAPFFLGVFSANADESVEGPEGLADKTIGVTRGAVEDMELSNIAPDSTTVQRFEDNATTISAFLSGQVDYVATGNVVAAEIAERNSDRAPSLVYQLKDSPCYVGMNKNEPALMEEVNRLIAQGLEDGTLNEMSQRWFSADLPENFGS from the coding sequence ATGAAATCGCTATCGCGACGCCTCAATCACTCTTTCTCTAACCAATTCAAACGACTACAGTCCGGTGTTTTAGCCGCAGGGCTGAGTGCTGTCGTTGCCCTCGGTGCTATTGCCGCTAGCCCAAACGTTCAGGCGGATGCGCTAGAGGATATCGAATCACGCGGCACCATCCGGGTAGCTGTCCCGCAAGATTTTCCACCGTTTGGCTCGGTAGGCACCGACCTGCAGCCCCGCGGCTACGATATTGATATGGCCCAATACCTCGCTGATGAAATGGGCGTGGAGCTGGAAATTATCCCCGTCACCAGCGCTAACCGTATTCCCTATTTGCAGACCGGTCAGGCGGATCTGGTGATCTCCAGCCTGGGTAAAAATCCTGAGCGCGAAGCGGCGATTGATTTTTCTGATGCCTACGCGCCGTTCTTCCTAGGGGTGTTCAGCGCCAATGCGGATGAAAGCGTGGAAGGTCCAGAAGGCTTGGCCGATAAAACCATCGGGGTAACCCGCGGTGCCGTGGAAGATATGGAGCTTTCCAATATTGCCCCGGACTCCACGACAGTGCAGCGCTTTGAAGACAACGCCACCACCATTTCGGCCTTTCTTTCCGGCCAGGTCGATTACGTCGCCACCGGTAACGTCGTCGCCGCCGAAATCGCCGAGCGAAACAGCGACCGTGCGCCCTCATTGGTTTACCAGCTCAAAGATTCACCCTGCTATGTAGGTATGAATAAAAACGAGCCAGCGTTAATGGAAGAAGTGAATCGCTTGATTGCCCAGGGCCTGGAAGATGGCACCTTGAATGAAATGTCCCAGCGCTGGTTCAGTGCCGACCTGCCTGAAAACTTCGGTAGCTGA
- a CDS encoding MurR/RpiR family transcriptional regulator, translated as MTPHIGQRITAQFDALTAQEQRVASFILDHFDDLAVYSAADLARLTGVSKSTVSRLFKRLGFESYRTVKDHARQLRNLGVPLVIDADAMQEEAGAPFQRHLQREQDNLQRCLNGIAADQFAALVERLDSARHVVVIGFRNSYPLALHFRQQLIQARTQVRVVPHPNQSLAEEIVDLTEQDVVVLFGFRRRPAAFASLIDALERSPAKVALLADPTAVSFASQVTWFFETPLESLSAFDSYAAANSLICLIANGLLHRRLAEGRERISAISDVYAELSELEAPTMSVDWSAQ; from the coding sequence ATGACGCCGCATATCGGACAGCGGATTACCGCCCAGTTTGACGCGCTAACTGCCCAGGAGCAGCGGGTGGCGAGCTTTATCCTCGATCACTTTGATGATCTAGCGGTGTACAGCGCCGCTGATTTGGCGCGCTTGACCGGGGTATCCAAATCGACGGTCAGCCGCTTGTTCAAGCGCTTGGGGTTTGAAAGCTACCGCACCGTTAAAGATCACGCCCGCCAACTGCGGAACCTGGGCGTGCCTTTGGTTATCGACGCCGACGCCATGCAGGAAGAGGCTGGCGCGCCGTTTCAGCGCCATTTGCAGCGAGAGCAGGATAATCTGCAGCGCTGCTTAAACGGCATTGCGGCGGATCAATTTGCGGCACTGGTAGAGCGGCTGGATAGCGCACGTCATGTGGTCGTGATCGGTTTTCGTAACAGCTACCCTTTAGCGCTGCATTTTCGCCAGCAGTTGATTCAGGCGCGCACCCAGGTGCGGGTGGTGCCTCATCCAAACCAGTCGTTAGCGGAAGAGATTGTCGATCTCACCGAGCAGGATGTGGTGGTCCTGTTTGGCTTTCGCCGCCGCCCTGCGGCCTTTGCCTCGCTAATTGATGCACTTGAGCGCTCACCTGCCAAAGTGGCCTTACTGGCTGACCCCACCGCGGTAAGTTTCGCCTCACAGGTAACGTGGTTTTTTGAAACGCCGCTGGAAAGCCTCTCGGCGTTTGATAGCTACGCCGCTGCCAATAGCCTGATCTGCCTGATTGCCAACGGCTTATTGCATCGGCGCCTTGCAGAAGGTCGAGAGCGCATCAGCGCCATCAGCGATGTTTACGCTGAGCTTAGTGAGTTGGAAGCGCCGACCATGAGCGTAGATTGGAGCGCTCAATAA
- the puuE gene encoding allantoinase PuuE, protein MSSSSKVHYPRDLIGYGRNPPHANWPNKAKIAVQFVLNYEEGGENCVLHGDSGSEQFLSEIIGAPAYPDRHLSMESIYEYGSRAGVWRILREFEKRDLPLTVFGVAMALERNPDVAMAFKELGHEIACHGYRWIHYQEVPEHIEREHLQQAMEIFQRLYGEKPQGWYTGRDSPNTRRLVLDEGGFLYDSDYYGDDLPFWTQVTDSQGGDHNHLIVPYTLDSNDMRFAAPQGFNTADHFFTYLRDAFDVLYAEGEEAPKMLSIGMHCRLLGRPGRFRALQRFLDYIETHDRVWVARRVDIARHWAEHHPAPTR, encoded by the coding sequence ATGTCGTCCTCATCCAAGGTGCATTACCCCCGTGATTTGATCGGTTACGGCCGCAATCCGCCTCACGCCAACTGGCCCAATAAAGCGAAAATTGCCGTTCAGTTTGTGCTCAACTACGAAGAGGGCGGCGAGAACTGCGTGTTGCACGGCGACTCAGGCTCCGAGCAGTTCCTATCGGAAATTATCGGCGCCCCGGCTTATCCTGATCGCCATTTGAGCATGGAGTCGATCTACGAGTATGGCTCTCGCGCTGGGGTGTGGCGTATTCTGCGCGAGTTTGAAAAGCGTGATTTACCGCTCACGGTGTTTGGCGTTGCCATGGCGCTGGAGCGCAATCCCGATGTGGCGATGGCCTTTAAAGAGCTGGGCCACGAGATTGCCTGCCACGGCTACCGCTGGATTCATTACCAGGAAGTGCCCGAGCACATTGAGCGGGAGCATCTGCAGCAGGCCATGGAAATTTTTCAGCGCCTCTACGGCGAAAAACCCCAAGGCTGGTACACCGGTCGCGATAGCCCTAATACCCGGCGCTTAGTGCTGGACGAAGGCGGCTTCCTTTACGATAGCGACTACTACGGCGATGACTTGCCTTTCTGGACCCAGGTGACGGATAGTCAAGGCGGTGACCACAACCACTTGATTGTGCCCTACACCCTGGACAGCAACGATATGCGCTTTGCCGCGCCGCAAGGTTTCAACACCGCGGACCACTTCTTTACCTACCTGCGCGATGCCTTTGATGTACTTTACGCAGAAGGGGAGGAGGCGCCCAAAATGCTCTCAATAGGCATGCACTGCCGTTTGCTGGGTCGCCCCGGACGTTTTCGCGCCCTGCAACGCTTTTTGGATTATATCGAAACCCACGACCGCGTTTGGGTGGCCCGGCGGGTTGATATTGCCCGTCACTGGGCGGAACACCACCCGGCGCCAACGCGCTAA
- a CDS encoding aspartate/glutamate racemase family protein: protein MHIRIINPNTTASMTAAIHQAAQQHAGPGTTVSASQPDAGPVSIESHFDEVISAVGVAEEVLKGEREGGIDAYIVACFGDPGLLAARELTSAPVIGIAEAAFHLATLVSTRFSIVTTLGRTGIIAEHLLQQYGFSHHCRRIRAAEIPVLDLEHHPDAAFKRIVEECCHARDEDGIGAIVLGCGGMANLTQQISREVGLPVVEGVTAALKLAESLVSLGLHTSKYGDLAYPRPKAFTGKFSELSDLALPFKS, encoded by the coding sequence GTGCATATACGAATTATTAACCCCAACACCACGGCCTCGATGACCGCTGCTATTCATCAGGCAGCACAGCAGCATGCAGGCCCTGGCACCACGGTGAGCGCTTCACAGCCGGATGCGGGGCCGGTTTCAATCGAAAGCCATTTCGACGAAGTGATTAGTGCGGTAGGGGTGGCCGAAGAAGTCCTGAAGGGCGAGCGCGAAGGCGGCATCGATGCCTATATAGTGGCTTGTTTCGGTGACCCCGGTTTGCTCGCCGCGCGGGAGTTAACCAGCGCGCCGGTCATCGGCATCGCTGAAGCGGCCTTTCATCTCGCCACACTGGTAAGCACCCGCTTTTCCATCGTCACGACTCTGGGCCGCACCGGCATTATCGCCGAGCACCTGCTTCAACAGTATGGCTTTAGCCACCACTGCCGTCGTATACGCGCCGCGGAAATCCCGGTATTGGATCTGGAGCATCACCCTGACGCGGCGTTCAAACGCATTGTGGAAGAGTGCTGCCACGCGAGGGATGAAGACGGCATTGGCGCCATCGTTTTAGGCTGCGGAGGAATGGCCAACTTGACCCAGCAGATCAGCCGCGAAGTCGGCCTGCCGGTAGTAGAAGGTGTCACCGCTGCGCTGAAACTGGCGGAATCACTGGTGAGTTTGGGGCTGCATACCAGCAAATATGGCGATCTTGCCTACCCACGCCCCAAAGCCTTCACCGGTAAGTTTTCTGAACTATCAGATCTTGCGCTACCGTTTAAGTCGTAA
- a CDS encoding NCS1 family transporter has product MSASPSALASEERSDAGSKALGAESLAPQQTRIMGRGSYFLAWFGGCVSIGTFAMGSSVVGTLNLLQATLAIAIGCFVIGIALAINGAAGYKYGIPFMVQARSAFGFTGTRLPGLVRAVPAVVWYGFQSWIGAGALNMVSATLFGFDNLIFYFITFQFLQIGLSVMGFQGIKWLENIGSAFILASLVYMFYATVQRYGDELSASLLTMEGSWGMPFWGATMLFLGIYSTMMLNVSDYSREHKKGTAQSLLTTIYAMSILPCTLFMGLIGYMVSQATGTADPIQVFANAVDNTPLLMTTLLFIAFAQVTTNVLNNVVPPTYVLMDVFKIKFSVATVIVGLLAFATFPWKLVQPGSAAGLQLFVQTYSAFLGPIFAILVVDYYVIRRRTLDIDKLYDANGPYQGVNLAAFIATAIGIVAALSFSAISWYASLIPAGVTYYLLMKYWAPCQRFSQ; this is encoded by the coding sequence ATGAGCGCTTCACCCTCGGCTCTTGCGTCAGAAGAACGATCCGATGCTGGATCAAAAGCACTCGGGGCAGAAAGCCTGGCCCCTCAACAGACCCGGATTATGGGGCGCGGCTCCTACTTTCTGGCCTGGTTTGGCGGCTGCGTTTCCATCGGCACCTTTGCCATGGGCTCAAGCGTGGTCGGCACCCTGAACCTGTTACAAGCCACCCTGGCGATTGCCATCGGCTGCTTTGTGATCGGGATTGCCCTGGCCATTAACGGGGCTGCGGGTTACAAATACGGCATTCCGTTTATGGTGCAGGCGCGCAGTGCCTTTGGCTTTACGGGCACGCGCTTACCGGGCCTAGTGCGCGCGGTTCCGGCGGTAGTGTGGTACGGCTTTCAAAGCTGGATTGGCGCCGGGGCACTCAATATGGTCTCGGCGACCCTGTTCGGTTTCGACAACCTTATCTTCTACTTTATTACCTTTCAGTTTCTGCAAATCGGCCTGTCGGTGATGGGTTTCCAGGGCATCAAGTGGTTAGAGAATATCGGCAGTGCCTTTATCCTCGCCTCGCTGGTGTATATGTTTTACGCCACGGTGCAGCGCTATGGCGATGAGCTTTCCGCCAGCTTGCTGACCATGGAAGGCTCCTGGGGAATGCCGTTCTGGGGCGCGACCATGCTGTTCCTGGGCATTTACAGCACCATGATGCTCAACGTCAGTGACTACTCCCGCGAGCATAAAAAGGGCACCGCCCAGAGCCTGCTGACCACCATCTACGCCATGTCGATTCTGCCCTGCACGCTGTTTATGGGCTTGATCGGTTACATGGTCTCGCAAGCTACCGGCACCGCCGACCCTATCCAGGTGTTCGCCAACGCCGTCGACAACACCCCGCTGTTAATGACCACCCTGCTGTTCATCGCCTTCGCCCAGGTCACCACCAACGTACTCAACAACGTGGTACCACCGACCTACGTGCTAATGGACGTATTCAAGATCAAGTTCTCGGTCGCCACGGTTATCGTTGGCTTGCTGGCCTTCGCCACCTTCCCCTGGAAACTGGTGCAGCCCGGCTCTGCAGCAGGCCTACAGCTGTTTGTGCAAACTTATTCCGCCTTTTTAGGCCCCATCTTCGCCATTCTGGTGGTGGATTATTACGTCATTCGCCGCCGCACGCTGGATATCGACAAGCTCTATGACGCCAACGGCCCCTACCAGGGCGTGAACTTAGCCGCGTTCATCGCTACCGCGATTGGCATTGTGGCGGCGCTCTCTTTCTCGGCGATCTCGTGGTACGCCAGCCTGATCCCCGCCGGTGTTACCTACTACCTACTCATGAAGTACTGGGCTCCCTGCCAGCGCTTTAGTCAGTAA
- a CDS encoding NCS1 family nucleobase:cation symporter-1, producing MKESKDMSDLDIKHIDPTLYNEDLAPLKPQDRNWGAFEIFNVWSNDIQSLFGYTLAASLFLTYGLNGWAVMAAIILAGVIVMFLVNLTGKPSVKYGIPFPVMVRASMGVRGANLPAMLRAIVGIFWYGVQTYFASTAVTLLITAFFGAGNGSTFLGLSGVAWVSFVIVWLFQIAIFWQGIERIKHFLNWAGPLVYVVMLVLMVIVWYQAGSELIPAIGTIFSGGTDTSGSSIAAFMAIVGTMVAYFAAVVINFGDFSRFVKTERQMKLGNLLGLPLNVAFFSFIALIITAGTLVLFGEALTNPADIVERVDSLPLTIIAALTFFAATVGINLVANFIPPAYDLANLFPSKISFKMGGLITAVIAFFVGALWLSVISQIGVPGFVNALGAVVAPFYGIIVVDYYLIKRQHLNMQELFSSAPGSAYYYVNGWNTRALIAFGVAAMFSLSTVLVPALSALGGYGWLIGAGLGGLFYYGLMRQFKAAPVYAEQ from the coding sequence ATGAAAGAGAGCAAAGACATGAGTGACCTGGATATTAAGCACATTGATCCCACGCTGTATAACGAGGATCTCGCGCCGCTTAAACCCCAGGATCGTAACTGGGGCGCGTTTGAAATATTTAACGTTTGGTCTAACGATATCCAGAGCCTGTTTGGTTACACCCTGGCGGCTTCACTGTTTTTAACCTACGGCCTGAACGGCTGGGCGGTGATGGCGGCGATTATTCTGGCCGGTGTGATCGTGATGTTCCTGGTCAACCTCACCGGTAAGCCCAGCGTTAAATACGGCATTCCTTTTCCCGTCATGGTACGCGCCAGCATGGGCGTACGCGGCGCGAACCTACCCGCGATGCTGCGCGCCATCGTGGGGATTTTCTGGTACGGCGTGCAGACCTATTTCGCCTCCACCGCCGTCACCCTGCTGATTACGGCCTTTTTTGGCGCAGGCAATGGCAGCACCTTCCTGGGACTCTCCGGCGTGGCGTGGGTGTCATTTGTGATTGTGTGGCTGTTTCAGATCGCGATCTTCTGGCAAGGCATTGAGCGTATTAAGCACTTCCTTAACTGGGCGGGCCCGCTGGTCTACGTGGTGATGTTGGTGCTGATGGTTATTGTTTGGTATCAGGCGGGCAGTGAGCTAATCCCCGCCATTGGCACCATCTTCAGCGGTGGCACTGACACCAGCGGTAGTTCTATCGCGGCCTTTATGGCGATTGTGGGCACCATGGTGGCGTACTTCGCGGCGGTGGTGATCAACTTCGGCGATTTCTCCCGTTTTGTAAAAACCGAGCGCCAGATGAAGCTAGGCAACCTGCTGGGCTTGCCACTCAACGTGGCGTTCTTCTCGTTTATCGCGCTGATTATTACTGCCGGTACGCTGGTGCTGTTTGGCGAGGCACTGACCAATCCCGCCGATATCGTTGAGCGTGTGGATTCACTGCCCCTGACGATTATCGCCGCACTGACCTTCTTTGCCGCCACGGTGGGCATCAACCTAGTCGCCAACTTCATTCCCCCCGCCTATGACCTGGCCAACCTGTTTCCCAGCAAAATCAGCTTTAAGATGGGCGGTCTAATTACCGCGGTCATCGCGTTCTTTGTCGGCGCGCTATGGCTTTCGGTCATCAGCCAGATTGGCGTTCCCGGCTTTGTGAATGCGCTAGGCGCCGTGGTCGCGCCCTTCTACGGCATTATCGTGGTCGACTACTACCTGATTAAGCGCCAGCACCTGAACATGCAGGAGCTATTCTCATCAGCACCCGGCAGCGCCTACTACTACGTCAACGGTTGGAACACTCGCGCTCTTATCGCCTTTGGTGTGGCGGCGATGTTCTCGCTCTCTACCGTATTAGTACCCGCACTTTCAGCCCTTGGCGGCTACGGCTGGTTGATCGGTGCAGGCTTGGGTGGGCTGTTCTACTACGGTTTGATGCGGCAGTTTAAGGCTGCGCCTGTGTATGCTGAGCAGTAA
- a CDS encoding abortive infection system antitoxin AbiGi family protein, whose amino-acid sequence MNNLQPKSHTLFHFTKNLDFLKDILVEGFWPRYCLEDSKWYANSGMNYYIAYPMVCFCDIPLSRVDEHVSFYGNYGIGVTKEWAQINGLSPVIYLRENSSPHQALKKLFSKNNEIAFYNNSNTDINTLLANIKPTEGVMRIGSELVNKEFYQENEWRYSVTGNHSASNIRPWISETEFVDESSLNAENARTKEQASLKILPSDIKYLFVNTDSDIPLLVNFIQNEMDKYPSKDIKILLSRITSLETISRDL is encoded by the coding sequence GTGAATAATTTGCAACCAAAATCGCACACGCTCTTCCATTTCACAAAAAACTTGGATTTTTTGAAAGATATCCTAGTAGAAGGATTTTGGCCTAGGTACTGCCTTGAGGACTCTAAATGGTACGCGAATTCTGGAATGAATTATTACATAGCTTACCCAATGGTTTGCTTTTGTGATATTCCGCTATCTAGGGTTGATGAGCATGTGTCATTCTATGGTAACTACGGTATTGGTGTAACAAAGGAGTGGGCTCAAATAAATGGTTTGTCGCCTGTTATCTATCTTAGAGAAAACAGTTCTCCGCATCAGGCCTTGAAGAAATTATTTAGCAAAAACAACGAGATAGCGTTTTATAACAACTCCAATACGGATATAAATACACTTCTGGCAAATATTAAGCCTACTGAAGGAGTAATGAGAATTGGCTCGGAATTGGTTAATAAAGAATTCTATCAGGAAAATGAGTGGCGGTATTCTGTAACTGGTAACCACTCGGCTTCGAATATCAGGCCATGGATTTCCGAAACAGAATTTGTGGATGAAAGCAGTTTGAATGCTGAAAACGCTAGAACAAAAGAACAGGCCAGCCTAAAAATATTGCCTTCTGATATTAAGTATTTGTTCGTCAATACAGACTCAGACATTCCTTTGTTAGTTAACTTTATTCAAAATGAGATGGATAAGTATCCCAGCAAGGATATCAAAATCCTATTATCTAGAATAACTTCTTTAGAAACTATTAGTCGGGATTTATAA
- a CDS encoding GIY-YIG nuclease family protein — protein MENEDFLNQRIKIGFSKTPGERIRALQTGNSRRLALMGWIEVSDDKVYEEMLHQKYAGARALNEWFEINDEVVLEELKNAGPSGYIALQKNIGEFLGRDRDGIPEFVPPWEWGDADASEFCPQCGCACGLQYNENYGVECCLKCGIIESNYE, from the coding sequence ATTGAAAACGAAGATTTTCTTAACCAAAGGATCAAGATCGGTTTCAGTAAAACGCCCGGGGAGCGTATTCGAGCCCTACAAACCGGTAATTCCAGAAGGCTTGCTTTGATGGGCTGGATCGAGGTAAGTGATGATAAAGTATATGAAGAAATGCTCCATCAGAAGTACGCCGGTGCACGTGCTCTGAATGAATGGTTCGAAATCAATGATGAGGTTGTTCTTGAAGAGCTGAAAAATGCTGGCCCAAGTGGCTATATAGCCCTTCAAAAAAATATCGGCGAATTCTTAGGCCGTGATCGTGACGGTATCCCAGAATTTGTTCCGCCTTGGGAATGGGGTGATGCTGATGCCTCGGAATTCTGTCCACAATGCGGCTGTGCTTGTGGGCTGCAGTACAATGAAAATTATGGCGTTGAATGCTGCTTAAAGTGCGGAATCATTGAGTCAAACTATGAGTAG